A DNA window from Bombus vancouverensis nearcticus chromosome 6, iyBomVanc1_principal, whole genome shotgun sequence contains the following coding sequences:
- the LOC117160229 gene encoding uncharacterized protein LOC117160229 isoform X1, whose amino-acid sequence MDEINAMSLEESRRSQRPYRYGMVLLCVGALINWLGLAENYVEPVRYVGVACIIAGALLICAAMCCWLHAPPSRATMHTQHTNHPITAQIDDPIHVISIEEPSSGSRQKPPDYEAVTDAPPSYDDAIKLNPSHLFRPNNSNTLSLPTVHNMVPRTVEIVSRDPTPSPPPPYAR is encoded by the exons ATGGACGAAATCAATG CAATGTCCTTGGAGGAGTCGCGGCGTTCGCAGCGTCCCTACAGGTACGGAATGGTTCTCCTTTGCGTTGGAGCACTGATAAACTGGTTAGGCCTCGCAGAGAACTACGTCGAACCGGTACGATATGTTGGTGTTGCTTGCATAATCGCAGGCGCACTTCTCATATGTGCCGCAATGTGTTGTTGGCTGCACGCACCGCCAAGTAGGGCAACCATGCACACACAACACACAAATCATCCAATCACAGCACAG ATCGACGATCCTATTCACGTAATCTCCATTGAGGAACCATCTAGTGGATCCAGACAAAAACCACCAGATTACGAAGCGGTTACGGACGCGCCACCTAGCTACGACGATGCCATCAAGTTGAATCCTAGTCATCTATTTAGGCCGAACAATAGCAACACGTTGTCATTACCAACTGTACACAACATGGTTCCTAGAACCGTGGAGATTGTTTCTAGGGACCCGacgccgtcgccgccgccgccttacgcgag GTGA
- the LOC117160229 gene encoding uncharacterized protein LOC117160229 isoform X2 — translation MSLEESRRSQRPYRYGMVLLCVGALINWLGLAENYVEPVRYVGVACIIAGALLICAAMCCWLHAPPSRATMHTQHTNHPITAQIDDPIHVISIEEPSSGSRQKPPDYEAVTDAPPSYDDAIKLNPSHLFRPNNSNTLSLPTVHNMVPRTVEIVSRDPTPSPPPPYAR, via the exons ATGTCCTTGGAGGAGTCGCGGCGTTCGCAGCGTCCCTACAGGTACGGAATGGTTCTCCTTTGCGTTGGAGCACTGATAAACTGGTTAGGCCTCGCAGAGAACTACGTCGAACCGGTACGATATGTTGGTGTTGCTTGCATAATCGCAGGCGCACTTCTCATATGTGCCGCAATGTGTTGTTGGCTGCACGCACCGCCAAGTAGGGCAACCATGCACACACAACACACAAATCATCCAATCACAGCACAG ATCGACGATCCTATTCACGTAATCTCCATTGAGGAACCATCTAGTGGATCCAGACAAAAACCACCAGATTACGAAGCGGTTACGGACGCGCCACCTAGCTACGACGATGCCATCAAGTTGAATCCTAGTCATCTATTTAGGCCGAACAATAGCAACACGTTGTCATTACCAACTGTACACAACATGGTTCCTAGAACCGTGGAGATTGTTTCTAGGGACCCGacgccgtcgccgccgccgccttacgcgag GTGA
- the LOC117160229 gene encoding uncharacterized protein LOC117160229 isoform X3 translates to MDEINAMSLEESRRSQRPYRYGMVLLCVGALINWLGLAENYVEPVRYVGVACIIAGALLICAAMCCWLHAPPSRATMHTQHTNHPITAQVKYLAIPLMIATKKACGMLEFLCIAIHLPTGQVQECKDGTNHSAVRYSCYSTVKDGRASFK, encoded by the exons ATGGACGAAATCAATG CAATGTCCTTGGAGGAGTCGCGGCGTTCGCAGCGTCCCTACAGGTACGGAATGGTTCTCCTTTGCGTTGGAGCACTGATAAACTGGTTAGGCCTCGCAGAGAACTACGTCGAACCGGTACGATATGTTGGTGTTGCTTGCATAATCGCAGGCGCACTTCTCATATGTGCCGCAATGTGTTGTTGGCTGCACGCACCGCCAAGTAGGGCAACCATGCACACACAACACACAAATCATCCAATCACAGCACAG GTGAAATATTTGGCAATACCACTCATGATCGCGACAAAAAAGGCTTGCGGCATGCTAGAGTTCCTGTGTATTGCAATACATTTACCAACCGGCCAAGTACAAGAGTGCAAAGATGGTACGAACCATTCAGCCGTTCGTTATAGCTGTTACAGCACCGTCAAGGATGGGAGAGCCTCGTTTAAGTAG